A genomic window from Peromyscus maniculatus bairdii isolate BWxNUB_F1_BW_parent chromosome 1, HU_Pman_BW_mat_3.1, whole genome shotgun sequence includes:
- the LOC143272405 gene encoding uncharacterized protein LOC143272405, translating to MSCCGCSGGCGSSCGGCGSSCGGCGSSCGGCGSSCCKPVCCCKPVCCCKPACSCSSCGSCGGCKGGCGSCGGCKGGCGSCGGCKGGCGSCGGCKGGCGSCGGCGSCGGCKGGCGSCGGCKGGCGSCGGCKGGCGSCGGCKSCCCQSSCCKPCCCQSSCCKPCCCQSSCCKPCCCQSSCCKPCCCQSSCCKPCCCECSCCKPCCCECSCCKPCCCQSSCCKPCCCQSSCCKPCCCQSSCCAPVCCQCKI from the exons ATGAGCTGCTGTGGCTGttcaggaggctgtggctccagctgtggaggctgtggctccagctgtggag gctgtggctccagctgtggaggctgtggctccagctgctgcaagcctgtGTGCTGCTGCAAACCTGTGTGCTGCTGCAAGCCTGcctgttcctgctcca gctgtggttcctgtgggggctgcaagggaggctgtggctcctgtggaggctgcaagggaggctgtggctcctgtgggggctgcaagggaggctgtggctcctgtgggggctgcaagggcggctgtggctcctgtgggggttgtggttcctgtggaggctgcaagggaggctgtggctcctgtggaggctgcaagggaggctgtggctcctgtggaggctgcaagggaggctgtggctcctgtgggggCTGTAAGTCCTGCTGttgtcagtccagctgctgcaaaccctgctgctgtcagtccagctgctgcaaaccctgctgctgtcagtccagctgctgcaaaccctgctgctgtcagtccagctgctgcaaaccctgctgctgtcaatccagctgctgcaagccctgctgctgtgagtgcagctgctgcaagccctgctgctgtgagtgcagctgctgcaagccctgctgctgtcagtccagctgctgcaagccctgttGCTGTCaatccagctgctgcaagccctgctgctgtcagtccagctgctgtgCCCCTGTGTGCTGCCAGTGTAAGATCTGA